A window of Gasterosteus aculeatus chromosome 9, fGasAcu3.hap1.1, whole genome shotgun sequence contains these coding sequences:
- the LOC120815506 gene encoding uncharacterized protein LOC120815506 isoform X2: MILAVLMIRKKSPPSSRPAERPENNAQIPPAEPCYATVSFSRNQEDLLLYSNVSPARPPRRKEEEVLYSRVNFESSGAASERRCEGAVDDSSALYSTVSKAPRE, encoded by the exons ATGATCCTCGCTGTCCTCATGATCAG AAAAAAGTCTCCACCAAGCAGCCGGCCTGCAGAGAGACCAGAGAACAACGCTCAG ATCCCACCAGCGGAGCCTTGCTATGCTACCGTGAGCTTCTCCAGAAACCAGGAGGATCTTCTTCTCTACTCCAACGTCAGTCCAGCTCGCCCCCCCAGACGCAAGGAGGAGGAAGTTCTGTACTCACGTGTCAACTTTGAGAGTTCTGGTGCTGCCAGCGA ACGGAGATGTGAAGGAGCTGTGGATGATTCTTCTGCTCTGTACAGCACCGTCAGCAAAGCACCAAGAGAATGA
- the LOC120815506 gene encoding uncharacterized protein LOC120815506 isoform X1 encodes MILAVLMIRRKKSPPSSRPAERPENNAQIPPAEPCYATVSFSRNQEDLLLYSNVSPARPPRRKEEEVLYSRVNFESSGAASERRCEGAVDDSSALYSTVSKAPRE; translated from the exons ATGATCCTCGCTGTCCTCATGATCAG AAGAAAAAAGTCTCCACCAAGCAGCCGGCCTGCAGAGAGACCAGAGAACAACGCTCAG ATCCCACCAGCGGAGCCTTGCTATGCTACCGTGAGCTTCTCCAGAAACCAGGAGGATCTTCTTCTCTACTCCAACGTCAGTCCAGCTCGCCCCCCCAGACGCAAGGAGGAGGAAGTTCTGTACTCACGTGTCAACTTTGAGAGTTCTGGTGCTGCCAGCGA ACGGAGATGTGAAGGAGCTGTGGATGATTCTTCTGCTCTGTACAGCACCGTCAGCAAAGCACCAAGAGAATGA